A genome region from Fundulus heteroclitus isolate FHET01 unplaced genomic scaffold, MU-UCD_Fhet_4.1 scaffold_55, whole genome shotgun sequence includes the following:
- the LOC118561060 gene encoding LOW QUALITY PROTEIN: G-protein coupled receptor family C group 6 member A-like (The sequence of the model RefSeq protein was modified relative to this genomic sequence to represent the inferred CDS: deleted 1 base in 1 codon), whose protein sequence is MRRNFLEPPHTARAEYTARTSFLPLSTMFLLKLLVTLMSVFHSSSKNNYLHVYSPGDIMIGGLFPIHQQRNTTKDSGPISCDEFDIQTLLRTQVMIYAIQEINQRSPRLLPNFTLGYDIYDTCGDVSLAIRAALQLLKNQSDPQMCLIPSSIESSLPEPETKVVIGESSSEVSIAVARIFALPSVTQISYASTSELLSKKYKFPTFLRTVSSDRYQTKAICELVKNFSWQSVAIVGSDDEYGKYGTDSLKKLFGENNICVEFVEILPGDFSEKPTTAGDLIEKINASTAEAIIMFTKDSNVRIVLEGVIKKKLNRTWIASDSWSTSPDIFKIEGIDRIGPVFGFIYRQNDVPGFENYICSEFNGTTKAFLSHYQLSQINFEDDTECNCKNKTSSCLHCYTDRGESFNIYLAVQVIAEGLRSLLRCDNGSCERTDFTAVQLFEEIRNVSITVNNTNIQFDTSGDPSLGYDVMFWNQSESKGGIDIRKIGEYWPNENITFHEDVSQWRKTETVTVFNCSKKCQPGERLNLKNEKCCYECITCSYEEYSFGNGTKCIKCNEKQYAPENQRDTCVNKTEEFLEWTDPFSIILSIMAVFAIVATVFSAIIIRINRGTPIVKAIGGCLCFVELASLLLGFSLTFTFIGKPTSNSCLGIPLFGISFCLCVSCILANLIQIMQGFSFDPRVCSRIKKLNHPVAIVVIISGVQVAVSLAWLIDYPPTPIEAPNNITILYQCNIYKDPPKFFVATIVYDSFWGFVCFFFAFKGRQLPDIYKNASLITVSMVLFLIIWIVFVPIFISLEGKYKPAISSAAVLISCFSILACHLAPKCYIMLFRRELNNQNAISEYIRKHYERMEISVISS, encoded by the exons ATGAGAAGAAATTTCCTGGAACCACCTCACACTGCA AGAGCTGAATACACAGCGCGCACGTCTTTTTTACCTCTGAGCACCATGTTTTTGCTGAAGTTACTTGTAACTTTGATGAGTGTGTTTCACTCTAGCTCCAAAAATAATTATCTGCACGTGTACAGTCCTGGAGACATCATGATTGGAGGACTATTTCCCATTCACCAACaaagaaacacaacaaaagatTCTGGTCCAATCTCTTGTGACGA ATTTGATATCCAAACGCTGCTTCGCACCCAAGTGATGATCTACGCCATCCAAGAAATAAACCAACGCTCGCCGAGACTGCTGCCCAATTTCACCCTTGGATATGACATCTATGATACTTGTGGGGACGTCAGCCTGGCCATcagagcagctctgcagctgctAAAGAACCAGTCAGACCCTCAGATGTGTCTCATACCTTCATCCATTGAGTCCTCCTTGCCTGAACCCGAGACAAAAGTGGTTATTGGAGAAAGTTCCTCAGAGGTATCCATAGCTGTTGCACGGATATTTGCTCTACCATCAGTCACCCAG ATTAGTTATGCATCAACCAGTGAACTGCTCAGCAAAAAATATAAGTTCCCCACCTTCCTAAGGACTGTTTCCAGTGACAGATATCAGACAAAAGCCATTTGTGAGCTGGTGAAGAACTTTTCATGGCAATCAGTGGCCATTGTGGGAAGTGATGATGAATATGGGAAGTACGGCACTGATAGCCTCAAGAAGTTGTTCGGGGAGAATAACATCTGTGTTGAGTTTGTAGAGATTCTCCCTGGTGACTTCAGTGAAAAACCTACAACAGCAGGCGATCTGATAGAAAAAATAAACGCTTCTACAGCTGAGGCCATCATCATGTTCACCAAAGACAGCAATGTTCGTATCGTCCTTGAaggagttattaaaaaaaagttgaacagAACCTGGATAGCGAGCGACAGCTGGTCCACTTCTCCTGACATCTTTAAGATAGAAGGCATCGATAGAATTGGACCAGTTTTTGGATTCATCTATAGACAGAACGATGTTCCCGGTTTTGAAAACTACATCTGCTCTGAGTTTAATGGAACAACAAAGGCCTTTTTGAGTCATTACCAACTTTCCCAAATAAATTTTGAAGATGACACTGAATGTAACTGCAAGAACAAGACCTCCAGCTGTCTGCACTGCTACACTGACCGTGGTGAATCCTTCAACATCTACCTGGCTGTCCAGGTCATTGCTGAGGGCCTCAGAAGCTTGCTAAGATGTGACAATGGAAGCTGTGAACGGACCGATTTCACGGCTGTTCAG CTTTTCGAAGAAATCAGAAATGTCAGCATCACTGTGAACAACACAAACATCCAATTCGATACAAGCGGAGATCCCAGCTTGGGATATGACGTAATGTTTTGGAACCAATCCGAGTCAAAAGGAGGCATTGACATAAGAAAAATCGGAGAATACTGGCCAAACGAGAACATTACATTTCACGAAGATGTCTCCCAATGGAGAAAGACTGAGACC GTGACCGTGTTTAACTGCTCCAAAAAATGTCAACCAGGGGAAaggctgaatttaaaaaatgaaaaatgctgCTATGAATGCATCACCTGTTCATATGAAGAGTATTCATTTGGAAATG GTACAAAGTGTATTAAATGTAATGAGAAGCAGTACGCACCAGAAAACCAAAGGGATACTTGTGTGAATAAAACTGAAGAATTTCTCGAGTGGACAGACCCCTTCTCCATCATTCTGAGCATAATGGCTGTCTTTGCAATAGTTGCTACTGTTTTCAGTGCTATCATCATCCGAATCAACCGTGGAACTCCCATTGTTAAGGCAATTGGAGGTTGCTTGTGTTTCGTGGAGTTGGCCTCCTTGCTTCTTGGGTTTAGCCTTACTTTTACATTTATAGGAAAACCAACATCAAATTCCTGTCTAGGCATTCCTCTCTTTGGCATCAGTTTCTGCCTCTGCGTCTCCTGCATCCTGGCCAACTTAATTCAGATCATGCAAGGTTTTAGCTTTGACCCAAGGGTTTGCTCTAGAATTAAGAAACTTAATCATCCAGTAGCTATAGTCGTCATCATCTCTGGTGTGCAGGTGGCTGTGTCCTTGGCCTGGCTAATTGATTACCCACCTACTCCTATAGAGGCGCCAAATAATATAACCATATTGTACCAGTGCAACATATACAAAGATCCCCCAAAGTTCTTTGTGGCCACAATAGTCTACGACTCTTTCTggggctttgtgtgttttttctttgcattcAAAGGTAGACAGCTGCCCGACATTTACAAAAATGCCTCGTTAATCACTGTCAgcatggttttgtttttaatcatatgGATTGTTTTTGTCCCAATTTTTATCAGTTTGGAAGGAAAGTACAAGCCAGCCATAAGCAGCGCAGCTGTTCTTATTTCTTGCTTCAGCATCCTTGCCTGCCACTTGGCCCCCAAATGTTACATTATGCTGTTCAGGAGAGAGCTTAATAATCAGAATGCTATCAGCGAGTACATAAGAAAACATTACGAGAGGATGGAAATCTCAGTGATATCATCATGA